A single Euwallacea similis isolate ESF13 chromosome 1, ESF131.1, whole genome shotgun sequence DNA region contains:
- the eIF3b gene encoding eukaryotic translation initiation factor 3 subunit B, producing MARPKKGDEKGEESPKKHDLETSSDGEEPNFSDPEGFVDDVSDSELLPEVLSQKPKETDGYESVIVVDGVPKVGPNRLDKLKSVINKVFSKFGNLVNEYYPVDAEGTTKGYIFLEYSNPTHALEAVNLTNNFKLDKLHTFQVNLFTDFAKYEDIPDKWEPPQSRPYEGQADLHHYLLDPDAYDQYAVVTHNGQNVQIWQNTLPEPNVIEERNNWTQTYIKWSPLGTYLATFHKLGIALWAGPSFTQYKKFAHPHVQYIDFSPCEKYLVTYSPDGDPQNPDQKWIIIWDIRGGMEKRSFTPEGPSTWPIFRWSHDDKYFGRIGNDVLSIYETPSFGLLDKKSIKINGIRDFNWSPTDNIVAYWVAEDKDVPASVTLLELPNRNEMRKKNLFNVADCKIHWQKSGDYLCVKVDRYSKARKEKSEMKYSGMYCNFEIFHMREKQVPVDSVEIKEPIQAFAWEPVGTKFAMIHGEPPNINVSFYEVKVGLAPNLLKKFDKRACNHLFWSPNGQFIVLAGVGSNGGGSLEFVDTHEFLIMNSTDHYQMSDVEWDSTGRYVFTAVSYWKCKVDTGYWMWSFQGKILKRINLERFAQILWRPRPATLLTEKQQKEIKKNLKKYYAQFESKDRMRQSKASKELIEKRAALMEKFNQYREQQIKRWEANKASRLALRNNVDTDELDADTDNVEEEVVEFFVKEEIIPID from the exons ATGGCAAGACCGAAAAAAGGTGATGAAAAGGGCGAAGAAAGCCCTAAAAAGCACGACCTAGAAACATCCAGTGATGGCGAAGAACCCAATTTCAGCGATCCTGAAGGTTTCGTTGACGATGTCTCCGATTCCG AGCTTCTTCCCGAGGTTCTGTCTCAAAAACCTAAAGAAACAGATGGTTATGAAAGCGTTATTGTGGTCGATGGGGTCCCCAAAGTAGGCCCCAATCGTCTTGACAAACTGAAATCGGTCATCAACAAAGTATTTAGTAAATTTGGCAACCTCGTAAACGAATACTACCCTGTTGATGCAGAGGGCACCACAAAGGGTTATATCTTTCTGGAGTATTCAAACCCAACTCATGCCCTTGAGGCAGTCAATTTAACGAACAATTTCAAACTTGATAAGCTGCATACTTTCCAAGTGAATCTGTTCActgattttgcaaaatatgaaGATATTCCTGACAAATGGGAACCCCCACAATCAAGACCCTATGAAGGGCAAGCAGATTTGCACCATTATTTGTTGGATCCAGATGCCTATGATCAGTATGCAGTAGTGACTCATAATGGACAGAATGttcaaatttggcaaaataCATTGCCAGAGCCAAATGTTATTGAGGAGCGCAAt AATTGGACCCAAACGTACATTAAATGGTCTCCTTTGGGTACATATTTGGCAACCTTTCACAAACTAGGTATTGCATTATGGGCAGGACCAAGCTTTACCCAGTATAAAAAGTTTGCCCATCCTCATGTCCAATACATTGATTTCTCTCCATGTGAAAAGTATTTAGTAACATATTCTCCTGATGGAGATCCACAAAATCCAGACCAAAAGTGGATTATTATATGGGATATTCG AGGTGGAATGGAAAAAAGGTCATTTACTCCTGAAGGTCCTTCCACATGGCCAATCTTTAGGTGGTCACATGATGACAAATATTTTGGTAGGATTGGCAATGATGTATTGTCAATTTATGAGACTCCTTCATTTGGGCTTCTTGACaagaaatcaataaaaattaatggaattagGGATTTCAACTG GTCACCAACTGATAATATAGTAGCCTATTGGGTGGCCGAGGACAAAGATGTTCCAGCCAGCGTCACCCTCTTAGAATTGCCCAATAGAAATgaaatgcgaaaaaaaaacttgtttaatgTGGCTGACTGCAAAATTCATTGGCAAAAATCTGGGGATTATTTGTGTGTTAAAGTGGACAGATACTCCAAAGCAAGGAAGGAGAAAAGTGAAATGAAGTATTCAGGAATGTACTgcaactttgaaattttccacaTGAGAGAGAAGCAAGTGCCTGTTGATAGTGTGGAGATAAAAGAGCCTATACAAGCTTTCGCATGGGAGCCTGTGGGCACTAAGTTTGCCATGATCCATGGAGAACCTCCTAACATCAATGTCAGCTTTTATGAAGTCAA GGTGGGTTTAGCTCCCAACTTActgaaaaaatttgacaaacgCGCCTGCAACCATTTATTCTGGTCTCCCAATGGTCAGTTTATCGTTTTAGCTGGAGTTGGCAGCAATGGAG gagGTTCTTTGGAATTCGTGGACACCcacgaatttttaataatgaattccACTGATCACTACCAAATGTCTGACGTAGAGTGGGACTCCACAGGTCGCTATGTCTTCACTGCAGTCTCGTATTGGAAGTGCAAAGTGGACACTG GTTACTGGATGTGGTCCTTCCAAGGAAAAATTCTAAAGCGCATCAACTTGGAACGTTTTGCGCAAATACTTTGGCGTCCTCGTCCCGCCACTCTCCTGACCGAAAAGCAACAAAAGGAGATCAAGAAGAACCTGAAGAAGTATTACGCGCAATTTGAAAGCAAAGACCGTATGCGGCAATCGAAAGCCTCTAAAGAGTTAATAGAGAAGCGAGCGGCCCTCATGGAGAAATTTAATCAGTACCGAGAGCAGCAAATTAAACGTTGGGAAGCGAATAAAGCCAGCAGATTGGCTCTTAGAAACA ATGTAGATACCGACGAATTAGACGCAGACACTGATAACGTAGAGGAGGAAGTCGTTGAATTCTTTGTCAAGGAGGAAATAATCCCTATTGATTAA
- the LOC136419900 gene encoding uncharacterized protein, with protein MRNCRSSGNCRKSKIIEDGVSISCEAPSAQMELELLAIRAKNQELTKAHAKLIHDLYALRSENDNLRAQLIEIQAKYSAQEAEYAVIKKEIEKHSSSLLDVVNLVLLLRGGRSKSLPEVDPKPRAVTHTVKPHNVNGTILNHPQIALTRMPNVTNKRTYELPSCSSIDENYQDSAPSTSNEADALEDSDSDDEEEINSRVSVARRGVIVTPSKAMEDDGEQLEEEQELTSTELENRRLSTINEESFGAPAENKTTFGEVRIYLSRLSNEELQAGSQNNSCSSLEANANDTYLNIEATVIENEGSRVRTDIMIFSPRSNSTRLEQSLSSFEERTSSGCNTPQIQSSVVTPSCLDYNNSGESEFQSSPPIIPWYPTPSMSALGDINQSADQSALDIRTENQEKSPLSFSKTPSSTKRPKTTWRQRSTLQKKETSPLSIRSSNVTQRELFSLKSGVNLSDEGVRTPTVFLQRLESPTENASTSLRGVCTSAYLEEAGEKEPDENVLSCNTKAKSSASRKAKSKSRSRSPKSAAKKKRIGLSEGNHSEMRDVQIRLSNIISKQKREAEIPENKSGRPERAAKPKNLKEASLLGKMRREN; from the exons ATGAGGAATTGCAGGAGCAGCGGCAATTGCCGGAAATCAAAAATCATTGAGGATGGAGTATCTATTAGCTGCGAAGCCCCATCCGCGCAAATGGAACTCG AACTTCTGGCCATTAGAGCTAAGAATCAAGAACTGACGAAAGCCCATGCGAAGCTAATCCATGATCTATATGCATTGAGAAGCGAAAATGATAATCTTAGGGCTCAATTGATTGAAATACAGGCCAAGTATTCT GCACAAGAAGCTGAATATGCagtaataaaaaaggaaattgaaaaacattccTCCTCACTCTTGGACGTGGTTAATTTAGTGCTTCTATTGAGAGGAGGGAGGTCAAAGAGCTTGCCAG AGGTTGATCCTAAACCCAGAGCAGTCACCCACACAGTTAAACCTCACAATGTAAATGGCACAATCCTGAATCATCCTCAAATTGCACTAACTCGTATGCCCAATGTTACCAACAAAAGAACATATGAGCTGCCTAGTTGCAGTTCAATTGACGAAAATTATCAAGATTCTGCACCATCAACTTCAAATGAAGCTGACGCCCTAGAGGACTCTGATTCAGATGATGAGGAA GAGATTAATAGTAGAGTGTCTGTGGCAAGGAGGGGAGTTATAGTGACGCCTAGTAAAGCTATGGAAGATG ATGGAGAACAGCTTGAAGAGGAACAAGAGCTGACTTCAACTGAATTAGAAAATAG GAGACTGAGTACCATTAATGAAGAATCTTTTGGTGCCCCTGCAGAAAACAAAACCACCTTTGGAGAG gTAAGGATTTACTTAAGCCGTCTCTCAAATGAAGAGTTGCAAGCAGGCTCTCAGAACAATTCCTGTTCTTCTCTTGAGGCCAACGCGAACGATACTTATTTAAACATAGAGGCTACAGTTATTGAGAATGAAGGCAGTAGAGTGAGGACTGATATTATGATCTTTTCACCTAGATCCAATTCCACTAGATTAGAGCAGAGTTTGAGCAGT TTTGAGGAAAGGACAAGCTCAGGTTGTAATACGCCTCAAATCCAGAGCTCCGTGGTCACTCCCAGCTGTCTTGATTATAATAACAGTGGTGAAAGCGAG TTTCAAAGTAGCCCCCCCATTATCCCATGGTATCCGACCCCCTCGATGTCGGCATTAGGAGATATCAATCAATCAGCTGATCAGTCAGCTCTTGACATCCGAACCGA GAATCAGGAAAAGAGTCCGTTATCATTCTCTAAGACTCCATCATCCACAAAAAGGCCGAAAACCACCTGGCGTCAGCGAAGCACTTTACAAAAGAAGGAAACTTCCCCCTTGTCAATCAGATCTAGCAATGTAACTCAAAGAGAATTGTTCAGTCTGAAGTCTGGCGTCAA TTTAAGTGACGAAGGAGTACGCACTCCCACAGTATTTCTACAAAGACTGGAAAGCCCTACTGAGAATGCTTCCACATCTTTGCGTGGCGTCTGTACTTCGGCGTATCTGGAGGAGGCGGGCGAGAAGGAACCCGACGAAAACGTATTATCTTGTAATACAAAGGCAAAATCATCTGCTAGCCGTAAAGCTAAAAGCAAAAGCAGGAGTAGATCTCCGAAATCTGCTGCCAAAAAGAAGAGGATCGGCCTAAGTGAAGGCAACCATAGTGAGATGAGAGATGTTCAGATAAGACTGTCGAATATTATTAGTAAACAGAAGAGGGAGGCAGAGATACCAGAGAATAA GTCTGGGAGGCCAGAGAGAGCTGCCAAgccaaaaaatttgaaagaagcTTCGCTTCTAGG GAAAATGAGGAGAGAAAATtag
- the LOC136413209 gene encoding uncharacterized protein, with protein MTRPWDKRRMTISKFSNRPPFDRKKPRDRENIAEKIRCYPVENCRNCCKKRAESAVKERNFMSKSLPFDAPILGSADKLCPGGALAIPKVLEQFRKIHISDPTMNKYVSIQTLYRNTKAHKLGKNIPKHKLMASLFANWDSDAPKEGSSYLEKPKDKKSKRVFDGGEVISSDVWQAGTYHTSDKKTSTTGLLWPLRIREVLHYPSKDWADEKSTLSGRCKAGLNITKELLKNAKFVSEGFLETVLTKDAPPKRRTSPGKSAAHTRTRRSRQKTFVQAQVEKLNKTRKGPVVAQSAKTQEPKHEANNCYIGMMNKIRHNCLQFQSSTINLQPGFESANSWSDPSETVLIPREMKFPKETKTAVNQRLSEQNKSKILWFNVKKHEACRPRPPANNPETRKGGYNDGWTDEVHRNVQLEGFMKKKRPANIKQNSKFHIPCKKNLLCDKGDQHLESCSAHSNNKVVY; from the exons ATGACCAGACCTTGGGACAAGCGGAGAATGACCATAAGCAAGTTCAGCAACCGACCTCCCTTTGATCGGAAGAAACCGAGAGATCGCGAGAACATTGCGGAGAAGATTCGCTGCTACCCCGTGGAGAACTGCAGGAATTGCTGCAAGAAACGCGCTGAATCTGCCGTCAAGGAAAGGAACTTTATGAGCAAGTCGCTGCCGTTTGACGCCCCAATTCTAGGATCTGCGGATAAGCTGTGCCCAGGGGGCGCATTGGCGATACCCAAAGTGCTGGAACAATTCCGGAAAATCCACATCAGCGATCCAACCATGAACAAGTACGTGTCAATCCAGACCCTTTATCGCAACACCAAAGCGCACAAGTTGGGTAAAAATATCCCCAAGCACAAGCTGATGGCGAGTCTGTTTGCGAACTGGGATTCTGATGCACCCAAGGAAGGCTCCTCCTACTTAGAGAAGCCGAAGGACAAGAAAAGCAAAAGAGTGTTTGATGGGGGCGAAGTGATAAGTTCCGACGTATGGCAGGCTGGTACCTACCATACATCAGACAAAAAGACTAGCACTACTGGTTTACTGTGGCCTCTGAGAATCAGGGAGGTTCTCCACTATCCTTCAAAGGACTGGGCGGACGAAAAGAGCACTCTGTCTGGTAGGTGCAAAGCCGGCCTGAACATCACTAAAGAACTCCTGAAAAACGCGAAATTCGTCTCCGAAGGCTTCTTAGAGACAGTTCTCACTAAGGACGCTCCGCCGAAAAGAAGAACTTCTCCTGGAAAGAGTGCTGCACACACTCGTACGAGGAGAAGCAGGCAGAAGACTTTCGTTCAAGCTCAGGTCGAGAAGCTGAATAAAACACGGAAGGGTCCTGTTGTGGCCCAAAGTGCTAAAACGCAGGAGCCAAAACATGAGGCCAACAATTGCTACATCGGGATGATGAACAAAATTCGGCACAACTGCCTTCAATTTCAGAGTTCCACCATAAACCTACAGCCCGGTTTCGAGAGCG CGAACTCATGGTCGGATCCCTCAGAAACAGTTTTAATCCCCCGGGAAATGAAATTTCCCAAGGAGACCAAAACTGCGGTAAATCAGCGTTTAAGCGAACAGAACAAATCCAAAATTCTCTGGTTTAACGTAAAAAAGCATGAGGCTTGCAGGCCCCGTCCACCTGCAAATAATCCTGAAACAAGGAAAGGAGGATACAACGATGGTTGGACAG ATGAAGTCCATAGGAATGTTCAGCTTGAAGGCTTCATGAAGAAAAAGAGGCCCGCAAATATTAAGCAAAATAGCAAATTTCACATCCCCTGCAAGAAGAACTTGCTGTGCGATAAAGGGGATCAACACCTAGAGTCTTGCAGCGCTCACAGCAATAATAAAGTTGTTTATTGA
- the singed gene encoding protein singed has product MNGLNGHQNGDSNNCGDIISQNQQKGCWTIGLINSKFRYLTAETFGFKINGNGTSLKKKQIWTLEPDVSNAGESLIYLRSHLDKYLAVDSFGNVTCENEEKDPGSKFQISVAEDGTGRWALRNVVRGYFLGASADKLTCTAKVPGDAEFWHVHLAARPQMNLRSVGRKRFAHLSESQDEIYVDANIPWGEDTLFTLEFRQDEGGKYAIHTCNNKYLSLNGKLVDSCNKDCLFSAEYHSGQLALRDRQGQYLSPIGSKALLKSRSNTVTKDELFSLEDSLPQASFVAALNSRFVSVKQGVDVTANQDEISDHETFQLEFDWSTKRWYIRTMQDKYWTLETGGGIQAAGDKRSSNALFDLIWQKDGSVAFRANNGRYVMTKRSGHLFANSDVIDDDTCKYYFYLVNRPILVLKCEQGFVGYKSSGNLKLECNKATYETIRVERGEKGLVYFKGQNDKYWHCDSESVTEESEVPEGFYLELREPTRLCIKDSAGHYLAAGKNGSFRLGDTSIENATQWEY; this is encoded by the exons ATGAACGGATTGAACGGTCACCAAAACGGCGACTCCAACAACTGTGGAGACATAATCTCCCAAAATCAACAAAAGGGCTGCTGGACCATTGGCCTGATCAACAGCAAATTCCGGTACCTCACCGCGGAAACTTTTGGATTTAAGATCAACGGCAACGGCACTtctttgaaaaagaaacagatCTGGACCTTAGAACCGGACGTGAGCAACGCCGGAGAAA GTCTAATATACCTGAGGTCGCATCTGGATAAATATCTGGCAGTAGATTCGTTTGGGAACGTCACCTGCGAGAACGAGGAGAAAGATCCAGGCAGTAAGTTCCAGATCAGTGTGGCTGAGGATGGTACAGGGCGATGGGCTTTGCGAAACGTCGTTCGGGGGTACTTTTTGGGGGCGTCGGCGGACAAGTTGACTTGTACAGCTAAA GTGCCTGGAGATGCGGAATTTTGGCATGTCCACCTAGCCGCCCGTCCCCAAATGAATCTGCGCTCAGTGGGCCGAAAGCGGTTCGCTCATTTGTCTGAAAGTCAAGATGAAATCTACGTGGACGCCAACATCCCCTGGGGCGAGGACACCCTGTTCACCCTCGAATTTAGGCAGGACGAAGGCGGCAAATACGCCATACACACTTGCAATAACAAATATCTCTCGCTTAATG GTAAATTAGTGGACAGTTGCAACAAAGACTGCCTCTTCTCGGCTGAGTACCACAGTGGACAGTTGGCGCTTAGGGACAGGCAGGGACAGTACTTGAGTCCTATAGGATCCAAGGCTCTTTTGAAAAGTCGCTCTAATACCGTCACCAAGGATGAACTGTTCTCTCTGGAAGACTCACTACCTCAGGCCAGTTTCGTTGCTGCCTTGAATTCCAGATTCGTCAGCGTCAAACAAG GCGTCGACGTGACAGCCAATCAGGACGAAATCTCCGACCACGAAACGTTCCAGCTGGAATTCGATTGGAGTACCAAGAGGTGGTACATCCGCACCATGCAGGACAAATACTGGACCCTGGAAACGGGGGGCGGCATCCAGGCGGCCGGCGACAAACG CTCCTCAAACGCCCTCTTTGATCTCATCTGGCAAAAGGACGGTTCGGTGGCGTTCCGCGCCAACAACGGCCGTTACGTCATGACCAAGCGCAGCGGACACCTTTTCGCAAACAGTGACGTCATCGATGACGACACTTGCAAGTACTACTTCTACCTGGTCAACCGTCCAATTTTGGTTCTCAAGTGCGAGCAGGGCTTCGTGGGGTACAAATCGTCCGGAAACCTAAAACTCGAGTGCAACAAGGCGACCTACGAGACCATCCGGGTGGAGAGGGGCGAGAAGGGTTTAGTGTACTTTAAGG GCCAAAACGACAAATACTGGCACTGTGATAGTGAGAGCGTCACTGAAGAATCGGAGGTGCCGGAAGGGTTTTA